The Brassica napus cultivar Da-Ae chromosome C7, Da-Ae, whole genome shotgun sequence genomic interval ATGCTATTATATAATGtgaaaatttctaaatcatCTACGATAGCAGTTCAGTAAAACGTGCTATAATAATGTGATATGAATGTAGACTTTTTTGTAGTGGGAATTCTATCTGTTCTTGCTCCAGATTCCATCACTCTGGCTCCATCAAACTTATGGAAAGATCATCTTCTAGctttctttcatggaacaccaaCAAAAAATTTCAACGATCTGAACCCTATTTGGGGCAAAAATGGAAGGATTTCTGTGAAGGCTCACACGAAAGGCACTGTTCTCATCTACATCCCCTGCCCAGTTCTGCGGCAATGGGCTCTTGATATGGGATTATGGCACTCTGGTAATTGCTCTTTCACGGTTACTGCTTGGGAACAAAACCTCAACCTATCATCAATGAAGCTAATTCACGCTCCCTTATGGGTCCTGTTCAAAAAAGTCCCCCCGGAACTCTGGTCTTTAGGTGGGTTTAGTACAATAGCCTCTGCAGTTGGTTACCCTGTCCACTCTGAGTTTGCTGACCTCAAGCCATACACGAATGGTGTGATAAAGCTTCGTGTTGTAGTTGAACTAGCAAAGAAGAAGCCTTCCACTGTTCGGGTCACAGATAAATTTGGAAATGCGGTTTTTGTTGCTGTTGAGTTCCCAAAGCTTCCTCCTAAGTGTACTAGGTGTCATGAATTTGGTCATCTAGAGCTTCGATGCCCCAGCCCAAAATCTCGGCCTCCTTACTACAGCTTGCTCCTGCTCTAGAACCTGTCGGATTTGCTCCTGCTTGCTCTACTGACACATGATTTGGCTAAAGTGGACAACTACTCCACTCTCCCTTACCCTGTTGACGACCCTTCGTTACGAGCCAACCAGCTACTGACAATTCACTTCATCTAACAAGATCAAACAGTCTTCCTGTCTCTTCTCTGATAGTGGTTAAAGAACCTCTCATCCTGGCAGTTGACCCTCCGATTCTAGTGCCTGAGAAATCTCAAAGAGTAACCGATACTTCCACATCATCTGGCTGGACTCTAGTGGGGGTAGGGATGTTAATATGGGTTAAACTAACAGGGTTAGCCCTAACCTTGCAAACCCATTTGTAACCCTAACCCTCATTTTTTAAATAGGGTTTAAACAGGGTTGGCCCTAATAGGACCATGGTTTAAATTCTAACCCTTTTATTTTGATTCACACAactattatacaatatttaataatgtttttcacCAAAAGAAACTTAGAGTCGAGTTTTCTCGCCTAAAACTAAACAACGAAATTTTCcgtcgaaaccgcaaaatcgagttttcaacaaaaacaacaaaatcgagttttctctccaaaaacgcaaaatcgagtttttcgtcaaaactttaaaatcgagttttcccgccaaaaaatcaaaatcgattttgcggttttggcggaaaaactcgattttgcggttttggcggaaaaactcgattttgcggtttcggcgggaaaactcgattttgcggtttgggcgggaaaacccgatttgccggtttcggcggaaaactcgtttttgatgtttcggcgggaaaacgcgattttgtagttttggcgggaaaactcgatttgccggtttcggcgggaaaactcgttttttgcggttttggcgggaaaactcgattttgcggttttggcgggaaaactcaattttgcggttttgaggggaaaaaatagattttgcggtttcggcggaaaagttgattttgctgttttggcgggaaaacgcgattttacagttttggcgggaaaactcgatttgccggttttgacaggaaaactcgattttacggtttttgcggaaaaactcgattttgcggtttttgcgggaaaacttgattttgtggttttggtggaaaaactcaaattaggttttggcggaaaaaacacaatttttgttttttgacggaaaaactttATTCTTAGTTGTGGagcaaaaactcgattttgcgattttagGAGGAAAACTTTTGATTTGATGCTCAACAAATTGGCGGAAAGAAttatattatatcttaatttttctagttttattaagaacaaaaataaatgaaatatttttttcaattaaatgagTTAACCCTGGTACCAGCCCTAACCCTTGATTATAATAGGGTTAAAATAAGGCTGAGTTAGTATAGGGCTGGgtttataataaacaaaagagggTTGAGTTCCTAACCCTGTAGTTAACATCCCTAAGTGGGGGCTAAGCGATCTTCTCCTAAAAAGAATTCTCCTGCTTCATCCCCCATGAAGGAACCTTCCCTCCCTCTTACAAATCATGACTTTGTGAAGGAAGAAGAACTTATTAAAGCAGCCCAACTGATCATCAGGAATCGACTGGCAAACTTGGAGGAGAACCCAAATGATTATCGTACTTCATTATCCAGGAGGAATGCAAGGAAAAATCTCAGGAAAAAGATTTATCAGTTAACGGGGAAGCCTCACTCTTCCGCTGCTGGCTCTTCTCATGGTTCAAGCCCCCCTATCGGCTCCAAGTTAGCATCTCAGTCTTTTGATTTAGCTTCAGTCGGACAGACGGCCTCCTGTTCTGTTCGTCCCGAAGAAGCTTAGTGCTCAGCACCCCCTTTTTTTGTGTATCCCATGATTAGTTTTTCTTGGAATGTCAGAGGAATGAATGGTGATACAAAGGCAATCTAATATTAAAGATTGGCTACCGAAAAATAAGCAGTTAGTTGGCGCTTTTTTAGAAACTCGCACTCAGCAACCCTTTTGTTGCAAGgtaatttgaataaaattattcCTGGCTGGCGTTTTGAAGCCAATTATTCTGATGAAGCAGACAATGGTCGAATAGTTGTGGTTTGGGATCCTCTGCTATCAGTTGTTGTGTACTTCAAATCTCCTCAAATCATGGTCTGTGGAATTTTTAACCTAGTAACCTCTCAGTCTTTCACTGCGGCTTTTGTTTATGCAAGGAACCTTAAGGAAGAGCGAATAAGGCTATGGTCAGACATTCTTCAGCTTTCTTATTCGGCCCTTGTAAGAAACTCTCCCTGGATTACCCTGGGTGATTTCAATCAGGTTGCAGCAGTCTCAGAAGTTTACTCTCTGTCTGAACCAATCATATCCCCTGGTGGCATGGAAGAGTTTAATAGCTGCATGGCTTCAAGCGAAATCTTCGACATGTCCTTCCGAGGCTGTCAATTCACCTGGACAAACAAAAGCATCACCAACCTCAAGGCAAGGAAACTTGACAGGGCATTGATTAATGAAGCTTGGTTAGAACATTATCCAGACTCTTATGCTTACTTCGACGCTCCAGGCACCTCAGATCACTCTCCCTGTCTGATCTACTTATCCAACGACCTCTCGATGCGGAAAACgcgttttgtcttcttctcgaTGTTCACAACTCACCTGGACTATGCTTCTCAGATCAAAGATGTTTGGTTAGCAGATATTCAGGCTTCCTCTTCGATGTTTGACTTGTACCATCGCTTGAAAACTGCGAAGTCAGATTGCTAAAGCCTAAACCGGCGATGTTTTAGCAACATTCAAATGCGGACAAAGGAAGCTTTTTCTCATCTCGAATCTATTCAAGAGGAGAACCTCACAAATCCCTCTGTAGCTCTATTTGAGGAAGAAGAGGCGGCAAGGCCTGCTTGGATGTTATTAGCAGCGGCTGAGAAGTCTTTCTTCCGTCAAAAGTCTAGAGTTCAGTGGTTATCTTTTAGAGATTCTAATACAAAAGTTTTTCATAAATATGTGAAGGCAAATCTTCTGAGAAATGTCATTCACTACCTCCGGGATTCCTCTGGTTCCTTTTTCTCAGATCCTGATCAAATCAAAGAATTGGTGGTGCAGTACTATTCAGACTTGCTGGGTACTGAGAGCCAATCTGTCTCGCCTCTTTCTGTCTGAGCTATCCAGAGCATTCACCCCTTTCGTTGCAGCAATAACCTCGCCAGCCAGCTTGAGACTATTCCTACTGACGACGAGATTCGAGCAACAGTTTTTGCTTTACCAAAGGACAAAGCACCTGGACCTGATGGCTTCACTTCAGAATTATT includes:
- the LOC106398656 gene encoding uncharacterized protein LOC106398656, whose amino-acid sequence is MVCGIFNLVTSQSFTAAFVYARNLKEERIRLWSDILQLSYSALVRNSPWITLGDFNQVAAVSEVYSLSEPIISPGGMEEFNSCMASSEIFDMSFRGCQFTWTNKSITNLKARKLDRALINEAWLEHYPDSYAYFDAPGTSDHSPCLIYLSNDLSMRKTRFVFFSMFTTHLDYASQIKDVWLADIQASSSMFDLYHRLKTAKSDC